A genome region from Microplitis mediator isolate UGA2020A chromosome 4, iyMicMedi2.1, whole genome shotgun sequence includes the following:
- the LOC130666439 gene encoding probable salivary secreted peptide, with product MIKKCFVFLGLVAAIAVAAYAPPRTYVDYYVANGTNKSHHLIAGSRLPGDRLFFQEYIVKASSWLQVVSLEKTFSVGNFNRITQLQALDQKTNGNGAYAKIVKGGPGTSNVTIKFKSQRSHGINFRVLLFAR from the coding sequence atgattaaaaagtgcTTCGTGTTCCTTGGATTGGTAGCAGCAATTGCTGTTGCAGCGTACGCACCACCGCGTACATACGTCGATTATTACGTTGCCAATGGTACCAATAAATCTCACCACTTAATAGCTGGTAGCAGACTACCTGGCGATCGGTTGTTCTTCCAAGAGTACATTGTTAAGGCATCTTCATGGCTACAAGTTGTTAGTCTTGAAAAAACCTTCAGTGTAGGCAACTTCAATCGCATAACTCAACTCCAAGCATTGGACCAGAAGACAAATGGAAATGGAGCTTACGCTAAAATAGTTAAAGGCGGCCCTGGAACCAGTAATGTCACCATTAAATTCAAGAGCCAACGAAGCCATGGTATTAATTTCCGGGTACTTCTCTTTgccagataa
- the LOC130666438 gene encoding uncharacterized protein LOC130666438 isoform X1, with translation MNFFPYLDEKLNYQLYLLIYGQHKVSWYEKFISKIQELILSTNQLNNYELTILLLLAIGLIILIGYEIFKKFITTLARCSQRECHPVHEVKFSCEENDREASGPSATSKSQENIDDCQIIETSQQIPHVVNYEGYKKIYVLTFELDELPAEIARELNIQSDNLDCGKYEAINQAQEIIMHIIDSVFSNLNSGDDCLSDELLSINPVSPNTASTQDNINNQLKYLYNQSRIYKLQPASRIPLLLKSQKQKFNKKSL, from the exons atgaatttttttccgtatcttgatgaaaaattaaattaccaactgtatttattaatttacggTCAACATAAAGTCAGTTGGTACGAGAAATTCATTTCGAAAATACAGGAGCTTATTTTGTCGacgaatcaattaaataattatgaactcactattttattattacttgcAATTGGACTTATCAT tctgattggatacgaaatatttaaaaaattcataacaaCTCTGGCGCGATGCAGTCAAAGAGAATGTCACCCGGTCCatgaagtaaaattttcatgcgaaGAAAACGACCGTGAAGCATCCGGTCCGTCAGCGACAAGTAAATCTCAGGAAAATATTGACGATTGTCAAATAATTgag ACAAGCCAGCAGATCCCGCATGTAGTTAATTATGAAGGCTACAAAAAAATCTACGTACTGACATTTGAATTGGACGAACTGCCTGCAGAAATAGCGCGGGAATTAAATATACAGAGTGATAATCTTGATTGTGGAAAATATGAAGCAATAAACCAGGCACAGGAAATTATAATGCATATTATTGATAGTGTATTCAGTAATCTGAACTCTGGAGATGATTGTCTGTCAGATGAATTATTGAGCATAAATCCAGTATCTCCGAACACAGCTTCAACTCAAGATAACATCAACAACCagcttaaatatttatacaatcaATCGCGAATTTACAAACTCCAACCGGCTTCTCGCATTCCTCTGCTTCTAAAATcacagaaacaaaaatttaacaaaaagtcaCTTTAA
- the LOC130666438 gene encoding uncharacterized protein LOC130666438 isoform X2, translating into MKKFVDSIKIYNLPQIIKISNRLIGYEIFKKFITTLARCSQRECHPVHEVKFSCEENDREASGPSATSKSQENIDDCQIIETSQQIPHVVNYEGYKKIYVLTFELDELPAEIARELNIQSDNLDCGKYEAINQAQEIIMHIIDSVFSNLNSGDDCLSDELLSINPVSPNTASTQDNINNQLKYLYNQSRIYKLQPASRIPLLLKSQKQKFNKKSL; encoded by the exons tctgattggatacgaaatatttaaaaaattcataacaaCTCTGGCGCGATGCAGTCAAAGAGAATGTCACCCGGTCCatgaagtaaaattttcatgcgaaGAAAACGACCGTGAAGCATCCGGTCCGTCAGCGACAAGTAAATCTCAGGAAAATATTGACGATTGTCAAATAATTgag ACAAGCCAGCAGATCCCGCATGTAGTTAATTATGAAGGCTACAAAAAAATCTACGTACTGACATTTGAATTGGACGAACTGCCTGCAGAAATAGCGCGGGAATTAAATATACAGAGTGATAATCTTGATTGTGGAAAATATGAAGCAATAAACCAGGCACAGGAAATTATAATGCATATTATTGATAGTGTATTCAGTAATCTGAACTCTGGAGATGATTGTCTGTCAGATGAATTATTGAGCATAAATCCAGTATCTCCGAACACAGCTTCAACTCAAGATAACATCAACAACCagcttaaatatttatacaatcaATCGCGAATTTACAAACTCCAACCGGCTTCTCGCATTCCTCTGCTTCTAAAATcacagaaacaaaaatttaacaaaaagtcaCTTTAA
- the LOC130666436 gene encoding protein phosphatase 1H, with the protein MLNRFKSALMNAVGGSELGLQYNHDSDSEIAKDYVNSNVVEVEAKPYSRPSFLGLTTEETQVSADHKVRPIIVPRDLSRLPWCAGYAECINAGKSMWNEDQAAATRGDLVLPDSDFSDITLPYIMFSMFDGHAGYQVALTARLHLHRIILNKLQAIPGNILMNKNEESAITGQQLVVGAIEMAYREMDQLVEYLALNGGGGCTAITVLFLNGVLYAAGAGDSRAVLVYGDNQRALTNDHTPDSESNRVRALGFLKSTELLKGHFTPLEFKKRPLERELGTMVLYREPFMTGWAYKVLTGSDLRLPLVSGHGKRSRVMGTIGVTRGFGDHGLKAANTGLSIKPFLSSQPEVQYFQLEDYQLTERDCIIIATDGLWDVVTDKDAGNIFRKILAPDTPSLEYRLTMAAQELVQAARGRLIGRMWKSKPDKEKDKTEKDEDIDERYWPMASVDDISVMVIPLYPYLCEHRQWKKNAQQERRFSTDTSLTSPTLSN; encoded by the exons ATGTTGAATCGATTTAAATCTGCGTTGATGAATGCAGTTGGTGGCAGTGAACTTGGCTTGCAGTACAATCATGATTCCGATAGTGAAATTGCCAAAGATTACGTTAATTCAAATGTTGTTGAGGTTGAAGCTAAGCCTTACAGTAGGCCCAGTTTTTTAGGTTTAACTACTGAAGAAACTcag gtGAGTGCTGATCATAAAGTGAGACCAATAATAGTACCGAGAGACTTAAGCCGGCTGCCTTGGTGTGCTGGTTATGCCGAATGTATAAACGCTGGTAAAAGTATGTGGAATGAAGACCAAGCTGCTGCTACAAGAGGAGATTTAGTTTTACCTGATAGCGACTTTAGTGATATTACGTTGCCTTATATAATGTTTTCAATGTTTGATGGACACGCCGGTTATCAGGTGGCATTAACTGCTAGATTACATCTTCATAGAATTATTCTT aataaaTTACAAGCTATACCAGGTAATAtattgatgaataaaaatgaagaaagTGCAATAACTGGACAACAACTTGTCGTGGGTGCTATTGAAATGGCTTACAGAGAAATGGATCAATTAGTTGAGTACCTGGCTCTTAATGGAGGTGGCGGATGTACAGCAATTactgtattatttttaaatggtgTACTTTATGCTGCTGGTGCTGGAGATTCgag gGCAGTACTTGTGTACGGTGATAACCAACGTGCTTTGACAAATGATCATACACCAGACTCAGAATCAAATCGTGTAAGAGCGTTAGGTTTTTTAAAGAGCACCGAATTACTTAAGGGACATTTTACAccattagaatttaaaaaacgtcCATTAGAACGTGAGCTCGGTACCATGGTGTTGTACAGAGAGCCATTTATGACTGGATGGGCTTACAAAGTTTTAACTGGTTCCGATTTAAGATTACCTCTGGTATCAGGACACGGTAAACgt agcCGAGTTATGGGAACTATCGGAGTGACAAGAGGTTTTGGTGACCATGGTCTAAAAGCGGCGAATACTGGACTCAGTATCAAGCCTTTCCTGTCATCGCAACCGGAAGTGCAATACTTTCAATTAGAGGATTACCAATTAACTGAGCGGGACTGTATTATTATTGCGACTGACGGATTGTGGGATGTCGTGACTGACAAAGACGCTggtaatatttttagaaaaatactTGCGCCCGACACTCCGTCATTGGAATATAG ATTGACTATGGCCGCTCAAGAGCTCGTGCAAGCTGCGCGAGGCAGATTAATCGGGAGAATGTGGAAAAGTAAACCCGAtaaagaaaaagataaaacCGAAAAAGATGAGGATATTGATGAAAGGTACTGGCCTATGGCGTCGGTTGATGATATCAGTGTTATGGTTATTCCTCTATATCCGTATTTATGCGAGCACAGGCAGTGGAAAAAAAACGCTCAACAAGAACGACGATTTTCAACGGATACTTCGCTTACATCACCTACTCTATCTAATTGA